One Thermodesulfobacteriota bacterium DNA window includes the following coding sequences:
- a CDS encoding D-glycerate dehydrogenase has protein sequence MEKIYVSAHYPGEPFGRLREKYIVEEFPGDRLPTRAELLEGASGSIAVISTVSDRIDKEFIDLLPGLKIVSNCGVGYENVDVAYATERGVMVTNTPDVLTETTADLAWALMISAARRVVEADAYVRRGDFKCWHPSLLLGQNIHGKTLGIFGMGRIGAAAARRAAGFGMKVVYNNRRRNENAERETGAVYADFQSLLRESDFILVSSPLNDETRGRFGLAEFRQMKRTAVIVNVGRGPIIKEGELAAALKEGIIWGAGLDVYEREPDVDPELLKRKNTVLLPHIGSASAETRIRMIEMAVESVDLALGGKIPEHLVNPEVLERMG, from the coding sequence ATGGAAAAGATATATGTCAGTGCGCACTACCCTGGGGAGCCCTTCGGGCGGCTCAGGGAAAAGTACATTGTCGAGGAATTCCCGGGTGACCGTCTTCCCACGAGGGCTGAGCTTCTCGAGGGCGCGTCAGGCTCGATAGCCGTTATCTCGACAGTTTCCGACAGGATAGATAAAGAGTTCATCGACCTTCTCCCGGGCCTCAAGATAGTATCCAACTGCGGCGTCGGGTATGAGAACGTAGACGTCGCCTATGCGACCGAAAGGGGCGTCATGGTCACGAATACGCCCGATGTGCTCACCGAAACGACGGCCGACCTCGCGTGGGCTTTGATGATCTCGGCCGCCCGGCGGGTCGTAGAGGCGGACGCGTACGTGAGGCGCGGGGACTTCAAATGCTGGCACCCGTCGCTCCTCCTCGGGCAGAACATTCACGGAAAGACCCTCGGAATATTCGGCATGGGACGGATAGGCGCGGCCGCGGCCAGAAGGGCTGCGGGTTTCGGGATGAAGGTCGTATACAACAACAGGAGAAGGAACGAGAATGCCGAGAGGGAAACCGGGGCTGTGTATGCGGACTTTCAGAGTCTTCTCAGGGAATCGGATTTCATCCTGGTCTCTTCTCCTCTGAATGATGAAACGAGGGGACGGTTCGGGCTTGCCGAATTCAGACAAATGAAACGGACCGCTGTTATCGTGAACGTCGGGAGGGGACCGATCATAAAAGAGGGAGAGCTTGCAGCGGCGCTGAAAGAAGGGATTATCTGGGGGGCTGGGCTCGACGTGTACGAAAGGGAGCCGGACGTGGACCCAGAGCTCCTTAAGCGGAAGAACACAGTGCTCCTTCCTCACATAGGGAGCGCGTCCGCGGAAACCAGAATAAGGATGATAGAGATGGCTGTCGAGAGCGTCGATCTAGCGCTCGGCGGAAAGATACCCGAACACCTCGTCAACCCGGAAGTTCTCGAGCGCATGGGCTAG
- the dnaJ gene encoding molecular chaperone DnaJ has product MPREKRDYYEVLGVERGASQQDIKKAYRKLAMQYHPDHNDAPDAEEKFKELSEAYGVLSDSEKRSRYDRGGFSALDGMSAEDIFSGINFGDIFGGGGFGGSIFDEIFGFGRRRGPARGRDIEAEITVPLKRILTGGEETIVYSRRVACADCGGSGAKPGTQPKSCSECGGSGQKVYTSRQQGMTFQQVAICPKCKGRGSIIEEFCQTCSGKGDVERKSEIKIKVPAGLEEGTTLRVTGHGSLSPEPGGQPGDLLVTVRTEDDPRFERRGEHLYRMENIQIADAVLGTKLDIPTLTGEVEMKIPAGTQPGTVMRIPNEGLPGFRSGRRGDIYVRIQVEIPKKISREEKELYNKLKVLGGEKVN; this is encoded by the coding sequence ATGCCTAGAGAAAAAAGGGATTATTACGAAGTGCTCGGCGTCGAAAGGGGGGCAAGCCAGCAGGACATAAAAAAGGCCTACCGCAAGCTCGCCATGCAGTATCACCCCGACCACAACGACGCGCCGGATGCAGAGGAAAAATTCAAGGAGCTCTCGGAGGCATACGGCGTCCTCTCCGATTCCGAAAAGCGCTCGCGCTATGACAGGGGAGGGTTCTCCGCCCTGGACGGAATGTCCGCGGAAGATATTTTCAGCGGGATCAACTTCGGCGACATTTTCGGGGGAGGGGGTTTCGGAGGCAGCATTTTCGACGAGATATTCGGGTTCGGGAGAAGGAGGGGGCCTGCGAGGGGCAGGGATATTGAGGCGGAAATTACGGTGCCCCTGAAAAGGATACTCACGGGCGGGGAAGAGACGATCGTGTACAGCCGCAGGGTGGCGTGCGCCGACTGCGGAGGGTCAGGGGCGAAACCGGGCACACAGCCCAAGAGCTGCTCCGAGTGCGGCGGGTCGGGTCAGAAGGTCTATACGAGCCGCCAGCAGGGGATGACTTTCCAGCAGGTAGCCATTTGTCCGAAGTGTAAGGGACGCGGCTCGATAATTGAGGAATTTTGCCAGACCTGCAGTGGGAAGGGGGACGTCGAGCGGAAGAGCGAAATCAAGATAAAGGTGCCGGCGGGGCTTGAAGAGGGCACGACCCTTCGCGTAACGGGACACGGAAGCCTGAGTCCCGAGCCGGGCGGCCAGCCGGGAGACCTGCTCGTTACCGTAAGGACGGAAGACGACCCGAGGTTCGAGCGGAGGGGCGAGCACCTCTACAGGATGGAAAACATTCAGATCGCAGATGCCGTGCTGGGCACTAAGCTCGACATACCCACGTTAACGGGAGAGGTCGAGATGAAAATCCCGGCAGGAACGCAGCCGGGTACCGTAATGCGCATACCGAACGAGGGGTTGCCGGGTTTCAGGAGCGGCAGGCGCGGGGACATATACGTGAGAATCCAGGTCGAAATACCCAAAAAGATTTCTCGAGAGGAAAAGGAGCTTTACAACAAGCTGAAAGTGCTCGGCGGCGAGAAAGTAAACTAA
- the uvrA gene encoding excinuclease ABC subunit UvrA, whose protein sequence is MEGEIRIEGARENNLKDITVSIPWHKFTVVTGLSGSGKSSLALDTLYAEGLRRYIECLSTYARQFLERVDRPDMDDISGLPPAVAIESRNTVRNSRSTVGTTTEIYDYLRLLFAKIGRIYCPECGREVRHRSPGDIAGELLRDQEGKRALVTFPPGNLNLTPAELLSNGFSRIITAAGDIEEVEGLSKVPRGSEIVLDRIVLDKKSRSRIVGSLELAFEESRRVNVRIVGGETLTYSADLECPAGHMRFSEPSPLLFSFNSPQGACPECKGFGNILGLDPDLVVPNPEKSLSQGAIEPLTKPSSRPQMRKLLRFAEERGIYTDKPYKTLPDKEKELIFEGGAGFPGVRGYFRHLEEKNYKMHVRVFLSKYRSAFTCDACRGSRLVKEALWVKVGGLDIHELSLMPIDRLGKFFEKLELSDHEMNIAQEILKQIESRIDFLIKVGLEYLTLARLSRTLSGGEAQRVNLACQLGATLTETLYIMDEPSIGLHPRDVDRLISLIKELRDRDNTVVVVEHDFEMIKSADNIIELGPLAGERGGDIVYQGDVRKLLNDSVDSLTKRYITGKAKIVPPSKRRKGSGRSLTVTGAQENNLKNLTVSFPLRTFICVTGVSGSGKSSLVSDVVYAALARKFRGEVERVGRYKDIKGAEYLSDVIMLDQNPIGKSSRSNPVTYIKAYDEIRKTMAGTWQARSKGLTPSHFSFNVSGGRCETCEGEGVQQIEMHFLADVFVTCEECGGKRFNKDVLSVRYRDRNIDEVLALTVNEAINFFHEVPAIGRKLKILQDVGLGYVRLGQAAPTLSGGEAQRIKIARELGRKGGKDILYILDEPTVGLHAEDVRKLLDVINKLVLAGNTVLVVEHNLDVIKSADYVLDLGPEGGEEGGYIIAHGTPEEVADSDKSHTGRYLRQSLSS, encoded by the coding sequence ATGGAAGGCGAGATAAGAATCGAGGGAGCCAGGGAAAACAACCTGAAGGATATAACAGTCTCGATACCCTGGCATAAATTTACTGTCGTAACGGGGCTGAGCGGCTCGGGAAAGTCGTCGCTCGCCCTCGATACGCTTTATGCGGAGGGGCTCAGGAGGTATATCGAGTGCCTGTCCACGTATGCGAGGCAGTTCCTCGAGCGCGTCGACCGTCCCGATATGGACGATATATCGGGGCTCCCGCCGGCGGTTGCAATAGAGAGCAGGAATACGGTCAGGAATTCGCGCTCGACCGTGGGCACGACGACGGAGATCTACGATTATCTGAGGCTCCTTTTCGCGAAGATCGGCAGGATCTACTGCCCCGAATGCGGCAGGGAGGTCAGGCACAGGTCTCCGGGGGACATAGCGGGTGAGCTGCTGAGAGACCAAGAAGGGAAGAGGGCTTTAGTGACGTTCCCTCCCGGCAACCTGAATCTCACGCCTGCCGAGCTCCTCTCGAACGGCTTTAGCAGGATCATAACTGCGGCGGGGGACATTGAGGAAGTCGAGGGCCTGTCGAAGGTCCCGAGGGGTTCGGAGATAGTTCTCGACAGGATTGTACTGGATAAGAAGTCCCGTTCCAGGATCGTCGGCTCGCTCGAGCTCGCATTCGAGGAGAGCAGGCGCGTGAACGTCCGCATAGTCGGCGGCGAGACCCTTACATACTCGGCCGATCTGGAATGTCCGGCGGGCCATATGCGGTTCAGCGAACCGAGCCCCCTCCTTTTTTCATTCAACAGCCCGCAGGGCGCCTGTCCCGAGTGCAAGGGGTTCGGCAATATACTGGGCCTCGATCCCGACCTCGTTGTCCCCAACCCCGAAAAAAGCCTTTCACAGGGAGCAATAGAGCCCCTCACGAAGCCGTCTTCCAGGCCCCAGATGAGGAAGCTCCTCCGTTTTGCGGAAGAGAGAGGGATATATACGGACAAGCCTTACAAGACGCTCCCGGATAAAGAAAAGGAGCTCATCTTCGAAGGCGGAGCAGGGTTTCCGGGCGTCAGGGGTTATTTCAGGCATCTCGAGGAAAAAAATTACAAAATGCACGTGAGGGTATTCCTCAGCAAGTACAGGTCGGCGTTCACATGCGACGCCTGCCGGGGGTCGAGGCTCGTAAAGGAGGCCCTCTGGGTGAAGGTCGGGGGTCTCGACATCCACGAGCTTTCCCTGATGCCGATAGACAGGCTCGGGAAATTTTTCGAAAAGCTCGAGCTTAGCGACCATGAAATGAACATAGCCCAAGAGATACTGAAGCAGATCGAATCGAGAATAGATTTCCTCATAAAGGTCGGCCTCGAATACCTCACGCTGGCCAGGCTTTCGAGGACGCTCTCCGGGGGAGAGGCGCAGAGGGTGAATCTCGCGTGTCAGCTGGGCGCCACGCTTACCGAGACCCTTTACATAATGGACGAGCCCTCTATCGGGCTCCACCCGAGGGACGTCGACCGTCTCATCTCCCTCATCAAGGAGCTCAGGGACAGGGACAATACTGTAGTCGTTGTGGAGCACGATTTCGAAATGATAAAGTCGGCTGACAATATTATCGAGCTCGGGCCCCTCGCGGGCGAGAGGGGGGGCGACATTGTGTATCAGGGAGATGTGAGGAAGCTGCTTAACGACTCCGTCGATTCTCTGACGAAGAGATATATAACGGGCAAGGCGAAGATCGTGCCGCCCTCGAAGAGACGCAAGGGGAGCGGGAGGTCGCTCACAGTTACGGGAGCGCAGGAGAACAACCTCAAGAACCTGACCGTCTCGTTTCCGCTGAGGACGTTCATATGCGTTACGGGCGTGTCGGGCTCGGGGAAGAGCTCCCTCGTGAGCGACGTGGTTTACGCTGCGCTCGCCCGGAAATTCAGGGGCGAAGTCGAGAGGGTCGGGAGATACAAAGATATCAAGGGGGCGGAATACCTGTCCGACGTCATAATGCTCGATCAGAACCCGATCGGGAAAAGCTCGAGGTCGAACCCGGTGACCTACATAAAGGCGTATGACGAGATTAGGAAGACGATGGCCGGCACCTGGCAGGCGAGATCGAAGGGGCTCACTCCGTCCCATTTCTCGTTCAACGTCTCCGGGGGGAGGTGCGAGACCTGCGAAGGCGAGGGCGTGCAGCAGATAGAAATGCACTTTCTGGCCGACGTGTTCGTGACGTGCGAGGAGTGCGGGGGCAAGCGGTTCAATAAGGACGTGCTGTCAGTACGGTACAGGGACAGGAACATAGACGAGGTACTGGCTCTCACCGTGAACGAAGCTATCAATTTCTTTCACGAAGTCCCTGCTATAGGCAGGAAGCTCAAGATACTCCAGGACGTGGGTCTCGGCTATGTGAGGCTCGGCCAGGCGGCGCCCACGCTTTCGGGAGGGGAGGCCCAGAGGATAAAAATAGCGAGGGAATTGGGGAGGAAGGGAGGGAAGGACATACTCTATATACTCGATGAGCCGACTGTCGGGCTTCACGCCGAAGATGTCAGGAAGCTTCTCGATGTGATCAACAAGCTCGTCCTTGCCGGAAATACCGTTCTTGTCGTGGAGCATAATCTCGACGTTATAAAGTCAGCCGACTATGTGCTCGACCTCGGGCCGGAAGGCGGGGAAGAAGGCGGATATATAATCGCACACGGCACCCCCGAAGAGGTCGCGGATTCGGATAAATCCCACACCGGCAGATACTTAAGACAGTCCTTATCCTCCTGA
- a CDS encoding HAD family hydrolase, whose product MASGKIEKSKKAFFFDFGDTLASTDPPFIFRIAMAMRKAGFDITDREFEAEYVKADYKLFLKHREMGGISPREHREWFFPILYESLSPAADIDKFRERVRREMSEIGFSRSLLPGAAGLLDFLKGKGYLLAVISNNDGYTEEKCEEVGIRQYLDFVFDSTRLDMVKPDARIFRFAADKMGIFPSEAVHVGDMYGTDIRGALNAGADVVWFNGRKIEKFDDTDVKEVSELSEIIGLVD is encoded by the coding sequence ATGGCGTCAGGGAAAATAGAGAAGTCCAAAAAGGCTTTCTTCTTCGATTTCGGCGATACGCTGGCGTCGACCGATCCGCCTTTTATATTCAGGATAGCAATGGCTATGAGGAAGGCGGGATTCGACATTACGGACAGGGAATTCGAAGCGGAATACGTCAAAGCGGATTACAAGCTGTTTTTGAAGCACAGGGAGATGGGAGGCATCAGTCCGAGAGAACACCGGGAATGGTTCTTTCCCATTCTCTATGAATCGCTTTCGCCCGCCGCCGATATCGACAAGTTCCGGGAACGTGTCAGAAGGGAGATGAGCGAAATCGGTTTTTCGAGGTCTCTCCTGCCGGGCGCCGCGGGGCTCCTTGATTTCCTCAAGGGAAAGGGTTATTTGCTTGCCGTCATATCGAACAACGACGGCTATACGGAAGAGAAATGCGAGGAAGTGGGCATCCGGCAGTATCTTGATTTCGTTTTTGATTCGACGAGGCTGGATATGGTTAAGCCCGACGCCCGGATCTTCAGATTCGCTGCGGACAAGATGGGGATTTTTCCGTCGGAGGCGGTACACGTCGGCGATATGTACGGTACGGATATAAGGGGGGCATTAAACGCGGGCGCGGACGTCGTATGGTTCAACGGAAGGAAAATCGAGAAATTCGATGACACCGATGTCAAGGAAGTAAGCGAGCTTTCCGAAATAATCGGACTGGTCGATTAA
- the dacB gene encoding D-alanyl-D-alanine carboxypeptidase/D-alanyl-D-alanine-endopeptidase yields the protein MRWYFAPLLAVALITVSIETALPVNSTTSAYTAKIDTLLPKEARNNGKLGVVVKSLTSGETIYEHNAQSLFIPASNEKIITSVASLSLLKRDYRFKTEFYSGGGISNGVLHGGLYIKGYGDPTLSEPHLGFIVYQLKKRGIREIKDGITVDDSYFSRVRRAEGWKEEWTNDFYSPPISALSFNYNTIEVKVTASKSGQRPYVSILPDGSGIAIINNAVTSTKQSALTTTWKDDQTIIVGGRIKPKASVLLKIPVQNPTLLTGNILKNAIEEAGIKVSGPVVAGDVPRWATEFYTHYSDPLSAIITEYNKNSVNIIGENLIKTLGAEFKGAPGSWENGSSVISEFLQKIGIKDGYRVVDGSGLSLLNRVSPETLTEVLSYAYTNRIIASDFIDSLPIAGVDGTLKKRFRQSDVQGRVMAKTGYLNNVRALSGYVFTKQGDVLVFSILDNGLGWKTKEFQNSLLSELVGCCGAATAGTSTIN from the coding sequence ATGAGATGGTATTTCGCTCCCTTGCTCGCGGTCGCGCTCATAACAGTTTCGATCGAGACCGCGCTGCCGGTCAACAGCACAACCAGCGCCTATACGGCTAAGATCGACACCCTGCTTCCCAAGGAGGCGAGGAACAACGGCAAGCTCGGCGTCGTCGTAAAGTCTCTCACCTCCGGTGAAACGATTTACGAACACAACGCGCAGAGCCTCTTCATACCCGCGTCTAACGAAAAGATCATCACGTCCGTGGCATCGCTCTCGCTCCTGAAGAGGGATTACAGGTTCAAGACGGAGTTTTACAGCGGAGGCGGGATATCGAACGGAGTGCTGCACGGCGGCCTTTACATCAAGGGCTACGGAGACCCGACCCTGAGCGAACCGCACCTGGGATTCATCGTCTACCAGCTCAAGAAAAGAGGGATCAGGGAGATCAAAGACGGAATAACGGTCGACGATTCGTATTTCAGCAGAGTAAGGCGGGCGGAAGGATGGAAAGAGGAATGGACGAACGATTTTTACAGCCCCCCGATCAGTGCGCTCTCCTTCAACTATAATACGATCGAGGTCAAGGTCACGGCCTCCAAATCGGGGCAGAGGCCGTATGTCTCGATACTGCCCGACGGCTCCGGCATAGCGATAATAAACAACGCCGTCACCAGCACCAAACAGAGCGCGCTTACCACCACCTGGAAGGACGATCAGACTATAATAGTGGGCGGAAGAATCAAGCCGAAAGCATCCGTCCTTCTCAAAATCCCTGTCCAGAACCCGACGCTCCTTACGGGCAACATACTGAAAAACGCTATCGAGGAGGCGGGCATCAAGGTATCGGGCCCTGTTGTAGCGGGCGATGTGCCAAGGTGGGCCACCGAGTTCTACACGCACTACTCCGATCCCCTGTCGGCGATCATAACCGAGTACAACAAGAACAGCGTCAATATAATAGGCGAAAACCTTATAAAGACACTCGGCGCGGAATTCAAAGGCGCACCCGGGTCGTGGGAAAACGGTTCGTCGGTAATTTCCGAGTTCCTCCAAAAGATTGGCATCAAAGACGGGTACAGGGTGGTCGACGGTTCCGGCCTGTCGCTCCTGAACAGGGTTTCTCCTGAAACCCTGACCGAAGTTTTAAGCTACGCCTACACGAACAGGATAATCGCATCAGACTTCATCGATTCCCTTCCGATAGCGGGCGTGGACGGGACGCTCAAGAAAAGGTTCCGTCAGTCGGATGTCCAGGGCAGGGTAATGGCTAAAACCGGCTATCTCAACAATGTAAGAGCCCTCTCCGGCTATGTTTTTACAAAACAGGGCGATGTTCTGGTATTCTCGATCCTTGATAACGGACTGGGGTGGAAGACCAAGGAATTCCAGAATAGTCTTCTGTCCGAGCTCGTAGGGTGCTGCGGCGCAGCAACAGCCGGCACTTCGACAATCAATTAA
- the gspC gene encoding type II secretion system protein GspC — protein MLVTILKKYVWVINLCLLTGLAYLAAATVNQKIEGMISSPRAAASQKLLQDDGKSKPESSVKRPVSYYRVILTRNIFGITNLSDAGYPGGSQEALPDSTLNIVLLGTIINNDSSSVAIIKNPDDNKVNGYRSGETIGIITSENVKLIEVMNCKVVIERQRTGRETIKCKDLGEIASTTPQAPPARRTQARGTGSESPQGSSENEGINKIGDNEYEVSRELLEEVLSDPTNIIQQARVIPQEDGLRFFGIRSNSIFWKIGIKNGDTLHRINNVELNDVEKALSVFEELRSQSNFTIDFTRAGKEYTYEYNVR, from the coding sequence ATGCTCGTTACGATTTTAAAAAAATATGTCTGGGTAATTAACTTATGCCTGCTTACGGGACTCGCTTACCTGGCGGCCGCGACCGTAAACCAGAAAATCGAGGGCATGATAAGCTCGCCTCGCGCTGCGGCATCTCAAAAGCTCCTCCAGGACGACGGAAAGAGCAAACCTGAATCGAGCGTAAAACGCCCTGTATCTTACTACCGGGTGATACTCACGAGAAACATCTTCGGCATCACCAATTTATCGGATGCGGGGTACCCCGGAGGGAGCCAGGAAGCCCTGCCCGACAGCACGCTCAACATAGTCCTCCTCGGGACGATCATCAACAACGACTCCTCGTCGGTGGCCATCATAAAGAACCCCGACGATAACAAGGTCAACGGCTACCGCAGCGGGGAGACCATAGGGATTATCACGTCCGAGAACGTCAAGCTGATAGAAGTGATGAACTGCAAGGTAGTCATAGAGCGGCAGAGGACCGGACGGGAGACTATCAAGTGCAAGGACCTCGGGGAAATAGCATCCACAACCCCGCAAGCCCCTCCCGCGAGGAGGACACAAGCGAGGGGAACGGGCTCGGAAAGTCCGCAGGGGTCTTCCGAAAACGAAGGAATAAATAAAATCGGGGATAACGAATACGAGGTCAGCAGGGAGCTGCTCGAAGAGGTGCTCAGCGACCCGACGAATATTATTCAGCAGGCGCGCGTAATACCTCAGGAGGACGGACTCAGGTTTTTCGGAATACGGTCGAACAGCATATTCTGGAAGATCGGAATTAAAAACGGTGACACCCTGCATAGAATAAACAACGTCGAATTAAACGACGTGGAAAAAGCCCTGAGCGTTTTTGAAGAACTGAGGTCACAGAGTAATTTCACGATAGATTTTACAAGGGCTGGTAAAGAGTACACTTATGAGTACAATGTTAGATAG
- the gspD gene encoding type II secretion system secretin GspD, which produces MRGLLINILILGFLLTLYVYVNTDHEKTIIKENSAQTTELGDEKSAGSDREEDSSYKIREGDTLSRIAERFEVSVKDLKEFNGLTKDELSVGEYIDIPAGSDTEKLRIAGSDTYAPYGDPGDSETMTQSLSDEEQDPSGYQNATDQPASDRQEEIEQRRQNLLQQRDRRRRQQTQSPRTRDSLQQMLPKENGTQTPPETEAETGTVEEKPEIVVTDGEIVNLQSEMDVQDLIQTISEITGQNFILDESVKGKKVTVIAPGGFKKENAMKLFETILSLNGFSVVKKDGTNIIVPKRDIKITSIPTEVGTELGESSDSFITRLVQLKNIQASEAANILKPLISREGDIVVYPATNTLIIVETVDNLNRILKIIDNLDVETEIEFIKIHNADAAEVAAKLVEIFGGTASQASSAPAQTQQSQRQSATRTRSLPGSQSRAETPAITSQTTGENAAVGFKVITDERTNSLIVIAYPDDMKKIKAVIEILDVETAEPEEGIYVIRVLNADAESIVAVLASLFGGSGARTGIGADRTQRTSGFGTDSALGTSSTIGTGSSTARQAIERGTSSGSTVVAETDELRVTSDPSTNSIIFIGSRRDYETIKEVIEELDVRRKQVFVEAAILEVSLDKIRSFGTNLSIGFTVNGDTLGFGGTVLPGVPSLLAVEADPEASVNVLGSLSGLFLGVLGEEVDPDGSGPIPPIPSFSALFQALTSLTDVNVLSTPSIITTDNEPAEIIVADVIPFPTGSTVGDSGVTVQTIQREPVGIRLSIVPQISEGDFLNLNILTEVSAIRQAPVQGLNTAQFGIATTTRTADSSVVVKNGQTIVIGGLVQDRESVIQNRVPVLGNIPVLGNLFKFKQRESQKINLMILLTPRIVENEQDMQRILEERQRRNMLLQERGFNREDN; this is translated from the coding sequence ATGAGAGGGCTGCTGATCAATATTCTGATTCTTGGATTCCTTTTAACACTATACGTCTACGTCAACACGGACCACGAAAAAACGATAATCAAAGAGAACTCGGCACAAACTACCGAGCTTGGAGACGAGAAGTCCGCAGGCTCCGACCGGGAAGAGGACTCGAGTTACAAGATACGGGAAGGCGACACCTTATCCCGGATCGCGGAAAGGTTTGAGGTGTCGGTCAAGGACCTGAAAGAATTTAACGGCCTGACAAAGGATGAGCTGTCGGTAGGCGAGTATATCGACATACCCGCCGGGAGCGATACCGAAAAGCTTCGAATCGCAGGGAGCGACACTTATGCCCCCTACGGGGACCCAGGCGACTCCGAGACCATGACTCAATCTCTAAGCGATGAGGAGCAAGACCCGTCGGGTTATCAGAACGCGACTGATCAGCCTGCCTCCGACAGGCAGGAGGAAATCGAGCAGAGGAGACAAAACCTCCTTCAGCAAAGAGATAGGCGGCGACGGCAGCAGACACAGAGCCCCCGCACGCGGGATAGTCTTCAGCAGATGTTACCAAAAGAAAACGGAACTCAAACGCCCCCCGAAACCGAAGCGGAAACCGGAACAGTCGAAGAAAAACCCGAAATCGTCGTAACCGACGGCGAGATCGTCAATCTGCAGTCGGAAATGGACGTGCAGGACCTGATTCAGACCATCAGCGAAATCACGGGACAAAACTTCATACTCGACGAGTCGGTAAAGGGAAAGAAGGTCACTGTAATCGCGCCCGGCGGCTTTAAGAAAGAAAACGCGATGAAGCTCTTTGAAACGATCCTGAGCCTGAACGGGTTCTCGGTCGTCAAAAAGGACGGCACCAATATAATCGTGCCGAAGAGGGACATAAAAATAACCAGCATCCCTACTGAAGTTGGCACTGAGCTGGGTGAGTCATCCGACAGTTTTATAACGAGGCTGGTCCAGCTTAAGAACATACAGGCCAGCGAGGCGGCGAACATTCTGAAGCCCCTGATTTCCCGAGAGGGAGACATAGTAGTGTATCCGGCAACCAACACGCTTATCATAGTAGAGACGGTGGACAACCTGAACCGGATTCTGAAAATAATCGACAACCTGGATGTAGAGACCGAAATAGAATTCATAAAGATACATAATGCCGATGCTGCTGAAGTAGCGGCAAAGCTCGTCGAGATATTCGGGGGAACGGCATCCCAGGCATCGAGCGCCCCTGCACAAACCCAGCAGTCGCAAAGACAGTCGGCGACACGCACACGCAGCCTTCCCGGCTCCCAGAGCAGGGCGGAAACACCCGCGATAACGTCCCAAACGACCGGCGAGAACGCGGCCGTCGGATTTAAAGTAATCACGGACGAAAGGACTAACTCGCTTATCGTCATAGCATATCCGGACGACATGAAAAAAATTAAAGCCGTCATAGAGATACTCGACGTCGAGACCGCGGAGCCGGAAGAGGGCATCTACGTAATAAGGGTATTGAATGCCGACGCCGAATCGATCGTGGCCGTGCTCGCGAGCCTGTTCGGAGGGAGCGGGGCCAGAACGGGGATCGGCGCGGACAGGACTCAGCGTACCTCCGGCTTCGGGACCGATTCAGCGCTGGGGACGTCATCTACAATAGGAACCGGCTCCTCCACGGCCAGGCAGGCGATCGAGAGGGGCACATCGAGCGGCTCTACGGTGGTGGCTGAGACGGACGAGCTCAGGGTTACGTCCGACCCGTCGACTAATTCCATTATCTTTATAGGCTCCAGAAGGGACTACGAGACAATAAAAGAAGTGATCGAAGAACTGGACGTCAGGAGAAAGCAGGTGTTCGTGGAGGCCGCGATTCTCGAAGTGAGCCTGGACAAGATCAGGTCGTTCGGGACCAATCTGAGCATCGGGTTCACGGTAAACGGCGATACACTGGGCTTCGGCGGCACTGTGCTGCCGGGAGTCCCGAGCCTCCTTGCGGTCGAAGCCGACCCCGAAGCATCCGTAAACGTCCTGGGCAGCCTCTCCGGCCTGTTCCTCGGCGTACTGGGCGAGGAAGTGGATCCCGACGGCTCGGGCCCCATCCCCCCGATACCGTCATTCAGCGCGCTATTCCAGGCATTGACCTCGCTTACCGACGTAAACGTATTATCGACACCGAGCATTATTACGACAGACAACGAGCCTGCCGAGATCATCGTCGCGGACGTCATACCGTTCCCTACGGGCAGCACGGTCGGAGACAGCGGAGTAACCGTGCAGACGATCCAGCGTGAGCCCGTCGGCATAAGGCTATCCATTGTACCCCAGATAAGCGAGGGCGACTTCCTGAACCTCAATATACTGACGGAAGTTTCTGCGATCAGGCAGGCGCCGGTACAGGGCCTCAATACCGCACAGTTCGGTATCGCCACCACGACAAGGACCGCCGATTCCTCAGTAGTCGTGAAGAACGGACAGACTATAGTAATCGGCGGACTCGTACAGGACAGGGAGAGCGTGATTCAGAACAGGGTGCCGGTACTCGGCAACATACCGGTGCTTGGCAACCTGTTCAAATTCAAGCAGAGAGAGAGCCAGAAGATCAATCTGATGATACTCCTTACTCCGAGGATCGTCGAGAACGAGCAGGACATGCAGCGGATACTTGAAGAAAGGCAAAGACGCAATATGCTTTTACAGGAGAGGGGGTTTAACAGAGAGGATAACTGA